One Maribacter cobaltidurans genomic window carries:
- a CDS encoding LptF/LptG family permease: MLLLFIPIGIMVNLAEQIGKMIDNEAPLNEILFYYLNFTIYIGSLLFPIFLFLSVIFFTSKLANNTEIVAILSSGVSYGRFLRPYIIGATIIAIIMFFMTMFIVPQASIGFNEFKFKYLKKGKQDRTTENIFNQLNETDFIYVSRFDPARQLGHNFTYERFNSDNKLEFKISAFNIRWVEKDSNYRLTSYVKRKMVGDSAILESKRRLDTIFNFKIDDLTPVSYVAETKNLFELDQFIADQKRKGASNINTYILVKYKRWALPLTAFILTIIAVAVSSVKRRGGMGVNLAFGILVAFVFIFFDKVFGTLAEQSGFSPLLAVIIPNVLFGVLAFYLLQNAKR; the protein is encoded by the coding sequence ATGCTCTTGTTGTTTATCCCAATTGGGATAATGGTCAATCTTGCTGAACAAATCGGGAAGATGATAGATAATGAGGCGCCTTTAAATGAAATATTGTTCTACTACTTGAACTTTACTATATACATAGGGAGTTTGCTCTTTCCCATTTTTCTTTTCCTTTCCGTAATTTTCTTTACGTCCAAATTGGCCAATAACACGGAAATCGTTGCTATTTTAAGTTCTGGGGTATCCTATGGTCGGTTTTTAAGGCCTTACATAATTGGAGCTACCATTATCGCGATTATCATGTTTTTCATGACCATGTTTATCGTTCCACAGGCAAGCATTGGCTTTAACGAGTTTAAGTTTAAATACCTAAAAAAAGGAAAACAGGATAGAACTACCGAAAATATATTTAACCAATTAAATGAAACTGACTTTATTTATGTAAGTAGATTTGATCCTGCAAGACAGTTGGGTCATAATTTCACCTATGAACGTTTTAATAGTGATAATAAGCTAGAATTCAAGATATCCGCATTCAATATCCGTTGGGTGGAAAAAGATAGCAATTACAGATTGACCTCTTATGTAAAACGTAAAATGGTGGGCGATTCCGCAATTTTAGAAAGCAAGCGGAGATTGGATACCATTTTTAACTTTAAAATAGATGACCTTACACCTGTTTCCTATGTTGCGGAAACCAAAAATCTATTTGAGTTGGACCAATTCATCGCCGATCAAAAAAGGAAGGGAGCCTCTAACATCAATACTTATATTTTGGTAAAATACAAGCGATGGGCACTGCCCTTGACCGCTTTTATACTTACTATAATTGCTGTTGCCGTTTCTTCGGTAAAGCGAAGAGGTGGAATGGGGGTTAATTTAGCTTTTGGTATTTTGGTGGCCTTTGTGTTTATCTTTTTCGATAAAGTTTTTGGCACTTTGGCAGAGCAGTCAGGTTTTTCCCCATTACTTGCGGTCATCATACCCAATGTACTCTTTGGTGTTTTAGCTTTTTACCTTCTGCAGAATGCCAAAAGATAG
- a CDS encoding shikimate kinase — MKIILIGYMGSGKTTIGKELSNQLSYNFLDLDHYIEKAEGKSVTKIFKEKGEVYFRKRETYYLNEILGVNENYILSVGGGTPCFGNNMELINKATKNSFYVRTDLSDLCERLLREKDSRPLIANIAEGEFNEFIAKHLFERSFFYNQAHHTVHNHGKSISAVAEEIIQCLV, encoded by the coding sequence GTGAAAATTATATTGATTGGTTATATGGGTAGTGGAAAGACAACCATAGGTAAGGAGTTGTCTAACCAATTGAGCTATAATTTTTTAGACCTTGACCACTACATTGAAAAAGCCGAGGGTAAGAGCGTGACCAAAATTTTTAAGGAGAAGGGGGAGGTCTATTTTAGAAAAAGGGAAACTTATTATTTAAATGAAATTTTAGGGGTAAACGAAAATTATATTCTATCTGTTGGAGGAGGGACACCGTGTTTTGGCAATAATATGGAACTGATAAATAAAGCCACAAAAAACTCCTTTTATGTAAGAACTGATCTTTCGGATTTATGCGAAAGACTTTTAAGGGAGAAGGATTCAAGACCATTAATAGCCAATATAGCTGAAGGGGAGTTTAATGAGTTTATAGCCAAACATCTCTTTGAGCGAAGCTTCTTTTATAATCAAGCACATCATACCGTTCATAATCATGGAAAATCCATATCGGCCGTGGCCGAAGAAATCATTCAATGTTTAGTCTAG
- a CDS encoding response regulator: MNILLVEDNLADLFIIQEAIDELNVAYRLETATNGEMALKKIREISQRNNVGLFDLILLDLNIPNPDGRLILKFLKSDLRFSNIPVVILTTSSDLKDIKYAYQNHANAFVTKPYDIENFSEYIKNISLYFRKLT; the protein is encoded by the coding sequence ATGAACATACTTCTGGTAGAAGACAATCTAGCTGACCTCTTTATTATACAGGAAGCTATCGATGAATTGAATGTTGCATATCGTTTAGAAACTGCAACCAATGGTGAAATGGCCCTAAAAAAGATTAGGGAAATTTCGCAAAGGAACAATGTTGGCTTATTCGACTTAATTTTATTGGACCTCAATATACCGAATCCTGATGGTAGACTAATATTGAAATTTTTGAAATCTGATTTAAGATTCTCTAATATACCTGTTGTAATTTTAACAACGTCCAGTGATTTGAAAGATATTAAATATGCGTATCAAAATCATGCCAATGCGTTTGTTACCAAGCCGTATGATATTGAGAACTTTTCGGAATACATTAAAAACATATCGCTTTATTTTCGAAAACTTACGTAA
- a CDS encoding DMT family transporter has translation MPKDRTLNLLHLHFIVFIWGFTAILGKLISIDSLPLVWYRMLLATGFIFVYLLVVRLWFKVDKKTLLWLVFGGIVVASHWVTFFYAIKISTVSVALAMMSTGAFFTALLEPIIFKRKIIGYELIFGILVILGLALIFKVESTYTQGMTVALISAFLASIFSLVNGKLVKYHRPSLISFYELGVGVLFLTVVLALRQNFTEGFFHLSMKDLLFLIILALVCTAYAFIASIKVMRILTPYTVMLTTNLEPVYGLVLAWLIFGSEEKMNPLFYVGATIILMTVILNGVLKYRAGIK, from the coding sequence ATGCCAAAAGATAGAACACTAAATTTACTTCATTTACACTTTATTGTTTTTATCTGGGGCTTTACGGCTATCCTAGGGAAATTGATATCCATAGATTCCTTGCCACTGGTTTGGTATCGCATGCTATTGGCTACAGGGTTTATTTTTGTCTATTTACTTGTTGTCCGGTTATGGTTCAAGGTGGATAAAAAAACATTGCTTTGGCTCGTTTTTGGTGGTATTGTTGTTGCTAGTCATTGGGTGACATTTTTCTATGCGATTAAAATATCCACCGTATCGGTTGCTTTGGCAATGATGTCTACAGGTGCTTTTTTTACTGCGTTATTGGAGCCTATTATATTTAAGCGCAAAATAATTGGGTATGAATTAATTTTTGGGATTTTAGTGATATTAGGATTGGCACTCATTTTTAAGGTTGAGTCAACATACACCCAAGGAATGACGGTAGCTTTGATTTCGGCATTTTTGGCTTCTATCTTTTCATTGGTGAATGGGAAATTGGTCAAATACCATAGGCCATCTTTAATTTCCTTTTATGAGTTGGGGGTTGGAGTTCTATTTTTGACCGTGGTGCTGGCTCTAAGACAAAATTTCACTGAAGGTTTTTTTCATCTCAGTATGAAGGACCTCTTATTTTTGATAATACTTGCACTGGTATGCACTGCATATGCTTTCATTGCTTCCATCAAGGTAATGCGTATTCTAACTCCGTATACTGTAATGTTAACAACCAACTTGGAACCTGTGTATGGGCTAGTATTGGCTTGGCTAATTTTTGGCTCAGAGGAAAAAATGAATCCTCTTTTCTATGTGGGAGCTACGATAATCTTGATGACTGTAATATTGAACGGCGTGTTAAAATACAGGGCTGGCATAAAATAG
- the tgt gene encoding tRNA guanosine(34) transglycosylase Tgt: MEFTLHKTDVQSKARAGTIKTDHGAIETPIFMPVGTVASVKGVHQKELREEINPDIILGNTYHLFLRPKTEILQKAGGLHKFMGWDRNILTDSGGYQVYSLSGNRKIKEEGVKFKSHIDGSMHMFTPENVMEIQRVIGADIIMAFDECTPYPCDYNYAKRSMHMTHRWLDRCINHLEKTPFAYDYSQSFFPIVQGSTYKDLRRQSAEYIANAGAEGNAIGGLSVGEPAEEMYGMTEVVCEILPEDKPRYLMGVGTPINILENIALGIDMFDCVMPTRNARNGMLFTAHGTINIKNKKWEDDFSSIDEMGTTFVDKEYSKAYLRHLFVANEYLGKQIATIHNLGFYLWLVREARKHILEGDFYSWKNTMVKQMDKRL; the protein is encoded by the coding sequence TTGGAATTTACCTTACACAAAACCGATGTCCAGAGCAAGGCACGGGCCGGTACTATCAAAACCGACCATGGTGCCATTGAAACACCTATTTTCATGCCAGTGGGAACGGTAGCTTCCGTAAAGGGAGTGCATCAAAAAGAACTTAGGGAGGAGATTAACCCGGATATTATTTTAGGGAACACCTACCATTTATTTTTGAGGCCCAAAACCGAAATACTTCAAAAAGCAGGCGGACTTCATAAGTTTATGGGTTGGGACCGAAATATCTTGACCGATAGCGGCGGATATCAGGTATACTCCCTATCCGGGAACAGAAAAATAAAGGAGGAAGGTGTAAAATTTAAATCACACATAGATGGGTCCATGCATATGTTTACCCCAGAAAATGTAATGGAGATCCAAAGGGTGATAGGTGCGGATATTATAATGGCCTTTGATGAATGTACTCCTTATCCTTGTGACTATAATTATGCCAAGCGTTCTATGCATATGACCCATCGTTGGTTGGACCGATGCATAAATCATTTGGAGAAAACACCTTTTGCCTATGATTATTCCCAAAGCTTTTTTCCAATCGTTCAGGGTTCAACTTACAAGGATTTGAGAAGACAGTCTGCTGAATATATAGCCAATGCAGGAGCCGAAGGTAATGCTATTGGAGGTCTATCCGTAGGAGAGCCGGCAGAGGAAATGTATGGGATGACAGAGGTTGTTTGTGAAATTCTTCCAGAGGATAAACCTAGGTATCTCATGGGCGTAGGAACACCTATTAATATCCTTGAAAATATTGCCTTGGGTATAGATATGTTCGATTGTGTTATGCCTACCCGCAATGCCAGAAATGGAATGCTCTTTACGGCACATGGGACCATCAACATTAAAAATAAAAAGTGGGAAGATGATTTTTCGTCCATTGACGAAATGGGAACTACTTTCGTGGACAAGGAATATTCCAAGGCCTATTTAAGACATTTATTCGTGGCCAATGAATATTTGGGCAAGCAGATAGCCACGATACACAATTTAGGATTCTATCTTTGGTTAGTGCGTGAGGCACGAAAGCATATCCTTGAAGGTGATTTTTATTCTTGGAAGAATACAATGGTAAAACAAATGGATAAAAGACTGTAG
- a CDS encoding acetyl-CoA carboxylase carboxyltransferase subunit alpha produces the protein MEYLDFELPIKELEEQLDKCMIIGEESDVDVSETCKQIEKKLEETRKEIYKNLTPWQRVQLSRHPSRPYTLDYIRAICGDTFLELHGDRNVKDDKAMIGGLGKIGDQSFMFIGQQKGYNTKTRQYRNFGMANPEGYRKALRLMKSAEKFGIPVVTLIDTPGAYPGIEAEERGQGEAIARNILEMTRLKVPIIVAIIGEGASGGALGIGVGDKVLMLENTWYSVISPESCSSILWRSWEYKERAAEALKLTATDMKKLKLIDEIIREPAGGAHANREKTFEILKNKIASHYGELQKLSPKELVEQRMEKYANMGVFNG, from the coding sequence ATGGAGTATTTGGATTTTGAACTTCCAATTAAGGAACTGGAAGAGCAATTGGACAAGTGTATGATTATTGGTGAGGAAAGTGACGTAGATGTATCCGAAACCTGTAAACAGATTGAGAAGAAATTAGAGGAAACGAGAAAGGAAATCTATAAAAACTTGACTCCATGGCAACGAGTTCAACTCTCCAGGCATCCTAGCAGACCATATACTTTGGATTATATAAGGGCTATTTGTGGCGATACCTTCCTAGAACTTCATGGGGATAGGAATGTTAAGGATGATAAGGCCATGATAGGCGGTCTTGGGAAGATAGGTGATCAAAGTTTTATGTTCATCGGCCAACAGAAGGGATACAATACGAAAACTAGACAGTACCGTAATTTTGGTATGGCCAACCCAGAGGGTTACAGAAAGGCGTTAAGGTTAATGAAATCCGCAGAAAAATTTGGAATTCCCGTAGTAACCCTTATAGATACTCCTGGTGCCTATCCAGGCATTGAAGCTGAAGAAAGAGGGCAAGGTGAAGCTATAGCACGCAATATTTTGGAGATGACACGCCTGAAAGTGCCGATTATAGTTGCTATTATCGGTGAAGGTGCTTCCGGGGGAGCCTTGGGAATTGGAGTTGGGGACAAGGTTTTAATGTTGGAAAATACTTGGTACTCCGTAATTTCTCCCGAATCATGTTCTTCGATACTATGGAGAAGTTGGGAATACAAAGAACGCGCGGCCGAAGCATTAAAGCTTACGGCTACCGATATGAAAAAATTAAAGTTAATTGACGAAATTATAAGGGAACCGGCCGGAGGAGCCCATGCCAATAGAGAAAAGACTTTCGAGATATTAAAAAACAAGATTGCTTCCCATTATGGAGAATTGCAAAAGTTATCACCAAAAGAATTGGTGGAACAACGTATGGAAAAGTATGCCAATATGGGTGTTTTCAATGGATAA
- a CDS encoding phosphoribosyltransferase domain-containing protein: MQQQILTHQQIQHKIERIAYQIYEANVFENEIIVAGIEGGGLLFAKKIIMVLKKITKAEITLCKVMMDKKDPLKSGVSTSIPESEYENKSVVLVDDVLNSGTTLIYGVYHFLKTPLKQLKTAVLVNRNHKKYPVKADYKGISLSTSLQEHVNVVFEPKNNCVYLD, from the coding sequence ATGCAACAACAAATTTTGACCCATCAACAGATTCAGCATAAAATTGAGCGAATAGCCTACCAAATCTATGAGGCCAATGTATTTGAAAATGAAATCATAGTTGCGGGAATAGAAGGTGGCGGACTGCTTTTTGCCAAAAAAATAATTATGGTCCTCAAAAAAATCACCAAAGCTGAAATAACACTTTGCAAAGTGATGATGGACAAAAAAGACCCTCTAAAAAGTGGCGTAAGTACCTCCATACCTGAAAGTGAGTATGAAAATAAATCTGTGGTATTGGTGGATGATGTATTAAATTCCGGCACTACCTTAATCTATGGTGTATACCACTTTTTAAAAACACCCTTAAAACAATTGAAAACCGCTGTTCTGGTCAACAGAAATCATAAAAAATATCCAGTTAAAGCGGATTACAAGGGTATTTCCCTTTCAACTTCCCTTCAAGAACATGTAAACGTAGTGTTCGAACCAAAGAACAACTGCGTTTACCTAGACTAA
- a CDS encoding FKBP-type peptidyl-prolyl cis-trans isomerase: MKLKNSIVFAITFISLWSCKKDDGPEIEVVPPRSLIEVAAEDDAEILEFLSTHFFNYEDFLNPQEKFDYKIKFDTIAGENGRKTSILDSGELPGIEFGVETISVASSSFGIDDGEVADHKLYYLIARQGSGDFPTIGDNSILRYEGLLLNGTLFDGSSNQPLKFYLSNPGLRVGFAQAILKLKTGDSFTDNGDGTVSFENYGVGVAFMPSGLAYFNTRAGSIPAYSPLIFKLDAIAYEKDTDYDGDGIPSILEDLNGDGNLNNDNTDGDFSNSGPVYNHLDTDDDGDGIPTIEEINLDSEGKFESVRDSDGDGIPDHLDKDS; this comes from the coding sequence ATGAAATTGAAAAACAGTATTGTATTCGCAATTACTTTTATAAGCCTTTGGTCCTGTAAAAAGGATGATGGACCGGAAATAGAGGTAGTTCCACCCAGATCGCTTATAGAGGTAGCCGCTGAGGATGATGCAGAGATTCTTGAATTTCTAAGTACCCATTTTTTTAATTATGAAGATTTTCTGAATCCTCAAGAAAAGTTTGATTACAAAATTAAATTTGATACAATAGCTGGAGAAAACGGGAGGAAAACGTCCATTTTGGACAGTGGTGAATTACCAGGGATAGAATTCGGGGTGGAAACCATTTCTGTGGCATCTTCTTCTTTTGGAATCGATGATGGGGAAGTCGCAGACCACAAATTGTATTATCTAATTGCTAGGCAGGGTAGTGGTGACTTTCCAACAATTGGGGACAATAGTATCTTAAGGTACGAAGGTTTGTTGCTGAACGGAACGCTTTTTGATGGGTCTTCAAATCAACCTTTAAAATTTTATCTATCCAACCCGGGTTTAAGGGTTGGTTTTGCTCAGGCAATATTAAAATTGAAAACCGGTGATTCTTTCACTGATAATGGAGACGGCACGGTCTCTTTTGAAAATTATGGAGTGGGTGTTGCGTTTATGCCCTCAGGATTAGCATATTTTAATACCAGAGCAGGTTCTATTCCCGCATACTCTCCATTAATATTTAAACTTGACGCCATTGCCTATGAAAAGGATACTGATTATGATGGTGATGGTATTCCCTCAATTCTAGAGGATTTGAACGGCGATGGAAATTTAAATAATGATAATACGGACGGGGATTTTTCGAATAGTGGCCCTGTTTACAACCATTTGGATACCGATGATGACGGGGACGGGATTCCTACCATAGAGGAAATAAATTTAGACAGTGAAGGAAAATTTGAAAGTGTTAGAGACTCGGATGGTGATGGAATTCCCGATCACTTAGATAAGGACTCTTAA
- a CDS encoding RNA-binding S4 domain-containing protein codes for MRIDKYLWSTRYFKTRNIATNACKKGHVKINGQTAKPGREVFPMDKISVRKNQIDYQLTVLDIPDSRVGAKLVDIYRKDTTPKEAFEHKELLQYSKEYYRKKGMGRPTKKDRREIDDYLDSPEENDS; via the coding sequence ATGCGCATAGACAAGTACCTCTGGAGTACCCGATATTTTAAAACAAGGAACATTGCTACCAACGCATGTAAAAAAGGCCATGTTAAAATAAATGGCCAAACGGCCAAACCAGGAAGAGAGGTTTTTCCTATGGACAAAATCAGCGTGCGCAAGAACCAAATCGATTATCAACTTACCGTTTTGGACATTCCAGATAGTAGGGTCGGTGCCAAGTTGGTGGATATTTACAGGAAGGACACAACCCCAAAAGAGGCCTTTGAACATAAAGAACTCTTACAATATTCCAAGGAGTATTATCGAAAAAAGGGTATGGGAAGACCTACTAAAAAGGACAGACGGGAAATTGATGATTATTTGGATTCCCCAGAAGAAAATGATTCGTAG
- a CDS encoding outer membrane beta-barrel protein — protein sequence MKKTLFLTVLLLTGLTAMAQSGSGFGIKGGLNYAGNGDYFDSTRDAFENPDKNLGYHFGVYGKLGGKIYLRPELVYTKIKSTYDNDDFKMSKLDVPVLLGVNLIGPLNVFAGPAFQYILDTDFEGVTLGDVENDFTVGLNIGAGVNLGKLGIDLRYERGFSENEVNFIDTSGGIPINDRIDTRPDQLILSLSLKI from the coding sequence ATGAAAAAAACACTTTTTCTTACTGTATTATTATTGACGGGTTTAACCGCAATGGCCCAAAGTGGCTCCGGATTTGGAATCAAAGGAGGATTAAACTATGCTGGTAACGGAGACTATTTTGATTCTACCCGAGATGCTTTCGAGAATCCCGACAAAAACCTAGGATATCATTTTGGTGTCTATGGTAAATTAGGTGGGAAGATTTATTTAAGACCAGAGCTAGTTTATACCAAAATTAAGTCAACTTATGACAATGATGACTTTAAAATGAGCAAATTAGATGTGCCCGTTTTATTGGGTGTAAACCTTATTGGACCATTAAATGTCTTTGCAGGGCCTGCATTCCAATATATATTGGATACCGATTTTGAGGGGGTAACCTTGGGTGATGTTGAAAACGATTTCACCGTAGGCCTTAATATTGGAGCGGGTGTCAACTTAGGTAAACTAGGAATCGATTTGAGATATGAAAGAGGTTTCAGCGAAAATGAGGTCAACTTCATTGATACTTCTGGTGGAATTCCTATAAATGATAGAATTGATACTAGACCTGATCAGCTTATTTTAAGTTTGTCCTTAAAGATTTAG
- the dnaB gene encoding replicative DNA helicase: MENTKPFVGRKIDKSTIISLERGKIPPQAIDLEEVVLGAMMIDKKGVDEVIDILHPDVFYKDAHRFIYEAIFILFEESQPVDLLTVSSQLKKAGKLEAVGGDFYLIKLTQKVASSAHIEFHARIILQKYIQRSLIKISNEIIEDAYDESTDVFDLLDNAEAKLYDVTQGNLKRSAETAQNLVIQAKKKIEEIANREGLSGIPSGFDKLDKLTSGWQPSDLIIVAARPGMGKTALTLSMARNMAVNSNTPVAFFSLEMSSVQLITRLISSETGLSSEKLRTGKLEKHEWEQLNVKVKTLEKAPLFIDDTPSLSIFDLRAKARRLASQHGIKMIMIDYLQLMTAGGSQKGGNREQEISTISRNLKALAKELNVPVIALSQLSRAVETRGGSKRPILSDLRESGAIEQDADIVSFIYRPEYYKIEEWDDEERTPTQGQAEFIVAKHRNGGLDNIRLKFIGSQGKFDNLDDFDSPFEFQSKMNDNEENPFITKNLPSADDAFGSSMNQGLDPDDDDVPF; this comes from the coding sequence ATGGAGAACACAAAACCTTTTGTCGGTCGCAAGATTGATAAATCTACCATTATTAGCCTCGAAAGAGGTAAGATACCACCACAAGCTATTGATTTAGAGGAGGTTGTGTTGGGTGCAATGATGATTGACAAAAAGGGCGTCGATGAGGTCATTGATATCCTTCACCCGGATGTTTTTTACAAGGATGCCCATAGGTTTATTTATGAGGCCATTTTTATCCTCTTTGAGGAATCCCAACCGGTGGATTTATTAACCGTTTCCTCACAATTGAAGAAAGCAGGAAAATTGGAGGCCGTTGGAGGCGATTTTTACTTGATAAAATTGACCCAAAAAGTGGCATCTTCGGCGCACATCGAGTTTCATGCCCGAATCATTCTCCAGAAATACATTCAGCGTAGCCTAATTAAAATTTCAAACGAGATAATCGAAGATGCGTATGACGAAAGTACGGATGTCTTTGACTTGTTGGACAATGCGGAGGCCAAATTGTATGATGTAACCCAGGGAAATTTAAAAAGGTCAGCCGAAACGGCCCAGAATTTGGTTATACAGGCCAAGAAAAAAATAGAGGAAATTGCCAACAGGGAAGGTTTAAGTGGTATTCCGTCAGGATTTGATAAGTTGGATAAGTTGACTTCAGGTTGGCAGCCAAGTGATTTAATAATCGTTGCTGCCCGTCCAGGTATGGGAAAAACGGCATTGACCTTGTCCATGGCCAGGAACATGGCGGTAAATTCCAACACTCCCGTAGCATTTTTCTCCTTGGAAATGTCCTCTGTACAGTTGATAACGCGATTGATTTCTTCGGAAACAGGATTATCATCTGAAAAATTGAGAACAGGTAAACTGGAAAAACATGAATGGGAACAATTGAATGTAAAGGTCAAAACCTTGGAAAAAGCTCCTTTGTTCATTGATGATACCCCATCACTGTCCATATTTGATTTGCGTGCCAAGGCCAGACGACTGGCCTCGCAGCATGGCATTAAAATGATCATGATAGATTATCTACAGTTGATGACGGCAGGCGGTAGCCAAAAAGGGGGAAACAGAGAGCAGGAAATATCAACGATTTCCCGAAACTTAAAAGCACTAGCGAAAGAACTGAATGTACCGGTCATCGCACTATCGCAGCTCTCCAGGGCGGTAGAGACCAGGGGAGGAAGCAAAAGACCTATTCTATCAGATTTGAGGGAGTCCGGGGCCATTGAGCAGGATGCGGATATTGTTTCCTTTATTTATCGTCCGGAATATTATAAGATTGAAGAATGGGACGATGAAGAGCGAACCCCCACACAAGGACAGGCCGAATTTATAGTAGCGAAGCACAGAAATGGTGGTCTGGACAACATCAGGCTTAAATTTATTGGAAGCCAAGGTAAGTTCGATAATCTGGACGATTTTGATTCACCTTTCGAATTCCAGTCCAAGATGAACGATAACGAAGAGAATCCGTTTATTACCAAAAACCTGCCAAGTGCAGACGATGCTTTTGGTAGTTCCATGAACCAAGGATTGGATCCAGATGATGACGATGTGCCATTCTAA